A portion of the Toxoplasma gondii ME49 chromosome VIIb, whole genome shotgun sequence genome contains these proteins:
- a CDS encoding hypothetical protein (encoded by transcript TGME49_260205~Signal peptide predicted by SignalP 2.0 HMM (probability 0.632) with cleavage site probability 0.188 at residue 33), translating into MRQGDTHSMSAWGSSSPFTFFCIFSIVTSAGRSQQSRLFSFRLFVSASSTLSASSRPSQTLLSSACLLSFILNHSWVSV; encoded by the exons ATGCGACAGGGAGACACGCACT CCATGTCGGCTTGgggctcttcttctccgtttaCCTTTTTCTGCATTTTTTCCATTGTCACTTCTGCTGGGAGATCGCAGCagtctcgtcttttctcgtttcgccTTTTCGTTTCGGCCTCCTCTAcgctgtctgcttcttcccgtCCGTCTCAGACTCTGCTGTCTTCGGCTTGCCTGCTCAGCTTCATCCTCAATCACTCCTGGGTGTCTGTGTGA
- a CDS encoding helicase associated domain (ha2) protein (encoded by transcript TGME49_260200), producing the protein MRKPALSFIDDEEEELEERSFFRSCGDNSHSAATSAPSGSAASATEPSSSAASPVVYGPETPFQCPDPLPSFSSKSGKKFRLLFNVEAAAATAESQESRGGDPSGGRPPGSGVSFRAPVFSRPRQLTSKQSSLESAAGNLSFSASAPRTGSCLVDLGRKGKKTTAANDDGSSTRSTAAGSSAPSVVSACSSSKLTNDEARSSSPSYAPPRARRMRSGWDDEAADEKHNEEAYIDEETDKMLSRIWYDRDEGSGLALGEYMDQDEDQRDRLRDREEKLKKLQVQSRKQWREQQRNADNEAWERDRMRRSGVGERTEVDFAARIAEDEDEHKEHVICRNIRPPFLDGFDVEHSLPIMVQDVTSDMNVMARKGSAILRFTKDQEDRSAVRQRFWELAGSTLGSLLQTSDEQAKAQLAQMQANNPWRVAGEDESEEDRQSFRQQNQYAAILRSSETEATSEFARTQSLAEQRRSLPVYAVRDEFLHIVREHQIVVVVGETGSGKTTQLTQYLFEAGYASPGPSREPQASSLQRLVRSSPEMLLPQKRQKVAEEDPQDSAQNGLPAFAVAPSVSLIGCTQPRRVAAVSVAKRVADEMGTALGEDVGYAIRFEDCTSERTRIKYMTDGVLLRESLSDADLDKYAAVIMDEAHERSLNTDVLFGILKGVAARRRDFKLIVTSATMDSERFSAFFGGAVIFHIPGRTFPVDVEFARSLPDDYVDAAVQKCLAVHCSTPWKKKTKKTKKTKASLGEAASSAAANCSRESAQRGSRDDPRVKSEEDQEEGDEGDEGEEKEEEGEENGGDILIFMTGQDDIEVTCLLLAERLGLLGEKAPPLTILPIYSQLPADLQARIFQPSPFRKVIVATNIAETSLTVDGIKYVIDPGFCKMKVYNPKVGMDALQLTPISQANANQRKGRAGRTGPGVCYRLYTERVFVKELLTTTVPEIQRTNLANVVLLLKSIGIRNILSFDLMDPPPEETIVNALYQLWVLGALDNLGELTALGKKMVLFPLDPPLSKMVLVAESQRATREVVTVVSMLSIPSIFYSPKERQDEAEAVKEKFFVPESDHLTLLNVYQQWKRSQYNSAWCTRHFVQPRAMTKAREVRAQLLDIMEQQGIPDVSCGTDWDVIRKSICAGYFHNAAKLRGIGEYVNLRSSIPCHLHPTSALYGAGHTPDYVVYHEVVLTTKEYMRNVTSVEAAWLAELGPMYFALRRMGEGGRQARERDEDENRKAESLFQQQIQKAAEHQQAQAEAAKAAAREAQQFAVAIAGRRKRSVGSSQRLIC; encoded by the exons ATGAGGAAACCTGCCCTCAGTTTCATCGatgacgaagaggaggagctAGAGGAAAGGTCGTTTTTCCGTTCTTGTGGCGACAATAGCCACAGTGCAGCGACCTCTGCGCCGTCGGGAtccgctgcttctgccacagaaccttcttcctccgccgCTTCCCCGGTTGTCTACGGCCCAGAAACTCCTTTCCAATGTCCAGATCCCcttccctcgttctcctcaAAATCCGGAAAGAAATTCCGCCTGCTGTTCAATGTAGAGGCCGCTGCTGCGACGGCTGAGAGCCAGGAGTCGCGAGGTGGCGATCCCTCGGGAGGACGTCCACCTGGCTCAGGGGTGTCGTTTCGCGCGCCGGTCTTCAGCCGTCCGCGACAGTTAACGAGTAAACAGTCTTCGCTGGAGTCGGCTGCTGGTAATTTATCTTTCTCCGCATCTGCCCCGCGGACCGGCAGTTGTCTGGTCGACCTCGGCCGCAAAGGCAAGAAAACCACGGCCGCGAACGACGACGGGTCCTCGACCCGGTCGACAGCGGCGGGAAGCAGCGCGCCGTCGGTGGTATCAGCCTGCTCCTCGTCGAAGCTGACAAACGACGAAGCTcggtcttcgtctccgtcttaCGCGCCGCCGCGCGCTCGCCGCATGCGTTCCGGGTGGGACGATGAGGccgcagacgaaaaacacAATGAGGAGGCGTACATCGATGAAGAAACTGACAAGATGCTCTCGCGCATTTGGTATGACCGAGACGAGGGCTCCGGCCTCGCGCTGGGGGAGTACATGGATCAAGACGAAGACCAGCGCGACCGGCTGCGCGACCGTGAAGAaaagctgaagaagctgcaggTCCAGTCCAGGAAGCAGTGGCGCgagcaacagagaaatgcCGACAACGAGGCTTGGGAGAGAGACCGCATGCGTCGCAGTGGAGTCGGAGAAAGAACGGAGGTGGACTTCGCTGCCCGCAttgcagaggacgaagatgaACACAAGGAACATGTCATCTGCCGCAACATTCGACCGCCTTTCCTAGACGGATTCGATGTAGAACATTCCCTCCCAATCATGGTTCAGGATGTCACCAGCGACATGAACGTCATGGCCAG AAAAGGCAGTGCCATCTTGCGATTCACGAAGGACCAAGAAGACCGGTCGGCAGTGCGGCAGCGGTTCTGGGAGCTCGCAGGCTCGACCTTAGGAAGTCTGCTGCAGACGAGTGACGAACAAGCGAAGGCGCAGCTCGCGCAGATGCAGGCGAACAATCCATGGCGAGTCGCgggcgaggacgagagcgaagaagatcGACAGAGCTTCCGACAGCAAAACCAGTACGCCGCGATTCTGAGGAGTTCAGAGACCGAAGCCACCAGCGAATTCGCTCGGACACAAAGCCTCGCTGAGCAACGCAGGTCTCTCCCCGTCTATGCCGTACGAGACGAATTTCTTCACATTGTCAGGGAACACcag ATCGTCGTCGTGGTCGGCGAGACCGGTAGtgggaagacgacgcagtTAACGCAGTACCTGTTTGAGGCAGGATACGCTTCTCCAGGACCCTCCCGCGAGCCTCAGGCGAGTTCTCTTCAGCGCCTCGTGCGTTCCTCGCCAGAGATGCTGCtgccgcagaagagacagaaagtcgCCGAGGAAGATCCTCAGGATTCCGCACAGAATGGGCTGCCTGCTTTCGCAGTCGCGCCGTCGGTTAGTTTGATTGGCTGCACGCAGCCAAGAAGAGTTGCGGCAGTCTCTGTGGCGAAGCGGGTGGCAGACGAAATGGGCACTGCGCTCGGAGAAGACGTTGGATACGCGATTCGATTTGAGGACTGCACGAGTGAGCGAACGCGAATCAAGTACATGACAGACGGTGTCCTTCTCAGAGAGTCCCTGAGCGATGCAGACCTCGACAAGTACGCCGCCGTCATCATGGACGAAGCTCACGAAAG GTCGCTGAATACGGATGTGCTCTTTGGAATTTTGAAGGGAGTGGCGGCGCGGCGGCGTGACTTCAAGTTGATTGTGACTTCTGCGACGATGGACTCGGAGcgcttttctgcgtttttcggaGGCGCCGTCATCTTTCACATTCCTGGCCGGACGTTTCCGGTCGACGTGGAGTTCGCGCGGTCTCTCCCCGACGACTACGTCGACGCAGCGGTGCAGAAATGTCTGGCGGTTCACTGCAGCACaccgtggaagaagaagacgaagaagacgaagaagacgaaggcttCGCTCGGGGAGGCCGCGTCGAGCGCAGCTGCGAATTGCTCCCGAGAGTCGGCGCAGCGAGGCTCAAGGGATGACCCGCGCGTCAAGTCCGAAGAAGAccaagaagagggagacgagggagacgagggagaagaaaaggaggaagaaggagaagagaatgGCGGGGACATTTTGATTTTTATGACGGGTCAAGATGACATCGAAGTCACATGTTTGCTTCTCGCCGAGCGACTGGGTCTGTTGggggagaaggcgccgcCGCTGACGATTCTGCCGATTTACTCGCAACTGCCCGCGGATCTGCAGGCGCGGATTTTCCAGCCTTCGCCGTTCAGAAAGGTGATTGTGGCGACGAACATCGCAGAGACTTCTTTGACGGTGGACGGAATCAAGTACGTGATCGATCCAGGATTCTGCAAGATGAAGGTCTACAATCCGAAGGTGGGTATGGACGCTCTGCAGCTCACGCCGATCTCGCAGGCCAACGCGAACCAGCGAAAAGGACGCGCGGGTCGCACAGGCCCCGGCGTCTGCTACCGTCTGTACACCgagcgcgtcttcgtcaaGGAGTTGTTGACGACGACTGTCCCTGAGATCCAACGCACGAACCTGGCGAACGTTGTGCTGCTTCTCAAGAGCATCGGGATTCGAAAtattctctccttcgacttGATGGACCCACCGCCGGAGGAGACAATCGTGAACGCCCTCTATCAACTCTGGGTCCTGGGGGCGCTCGACAACTTGGGAGAACTCACGGCGCTCGGGAAGAAGATGGTTCTCTTCCCGCTCGACCCCCCGCTCTCGAAGATGGTCCTCGTCGCAGAGTCGCAGCGAGCCACCCGCGAAGTCGTGACCGTCGTCTCCATGTTGTCCATACCCTCGATCTTCTACTCCCCCAAAGAGCGACAGGACGAGGCGGAGGCAGTCAAGGAAAAGTTCTTCGTCCCCGAAAGCGACCATCTCACGCTTCTCAACGTCTACCAACAGTGGAAAAGGAGCCAGTACAACAGTGCCTGGTGCACCAGGCACTTCGTGCAGCCCAGG GCGAtgacgaaggcgagggaggtGCGAGCGCAACTCCTCGACATCATGGAGCAGCAGGGCATCCCTGACGTCTCTTGCGGCACCGACTGGGACGTCATTCGAAAG TCGATTTGTGCCGGGTACTTCCACAACGCTGCAAAGCTTCGAGGCATTGGAGAATATGTAAACTTGCGTTCGTCGATTCCGTGTCATCTCCATCCGACTTCGGCTCTCTACGGCGCTGGACATACACCGGACTACGTCGTCTACCACGAGGTCGTTCTCACAACGAAGGAGTACATGCGGAAC GTGACGTCTGTTGAAGCGGCCTGGCTAGCAGAGCTGGGGCCGATGTATTTTGCACTTCGCCGTATGGGTGAAGGAGGCCGACAAGCgcgagaacgagacgaagatgaaAATCGGAAGGCGGAATCTC tttttcAGCAGCAAATCCAGAAGGCCGCAGAGCACCAGCAGGCTCAGGCAGAGGCCGCCAAGGCAGCAGCGCGCGAAGCTCAGCAGTTCGCTGTAGCGATAGccggaagacgaaagcgatCCGTTGGGAGTTCTCAACGATTAATTTGCTGA
- the MIC13 gene encoding microneme protein MIC13 (encoded by transcript TGME49_260190~Signal peptide predicted by SignalP 2.0 HMM (probability 0.997) with cleavage site probability 0.977 at residue 22): MVGVFQLCLLTCLLCLLKGSDAIQLRQHRNGLGVEQSFVSEETDIVGGRISSLQAELDSYCHNRYKQLCDGGNKKFCDKTGVARYGTGIQSQQTAEWRCYFAEVLKPSGRKVQCVDDCGNYFPCLGVVDPNDTFHATAHNQILNFIKDGVEKHCSPFQMAGNNYCQGVLADTVARKDTGTASQKAKAWRCYKKDSLTYEARSICVDNCGGEIECPGGRSETSGELLSQHYTREKELQKVIESQSAPCHDACVATPINPPICADTESLLQSTKRSRAQRFIDDACQKLFNCHCKKDKKFCTTVVARKDRGRAGSQNDAEWRCYSLEELDFQKTNPSCIDECGNELPCQGAVPEESTHHITWTKLPSKIDEATQKFCTERQRAANDYCASEFADSLARYGPGAGDQTSQFRCIKKAAMRADAEGQCADSCKGTETCGGGRSRLDGPLSVDDVLNAHEGISEAMKSASTEC; encoded by the exons ATGGTGGGTGTTTTCCAGCTGTGCCTCCTAACGTGCCTGCTTTGCTTGTTGAAGGGCAGTGACGCCATCCAGCTTCGCCAGCATCGAAATG GATTGGGTGTCGAGCAGAGCTTTGTATCTGAAGAAACTGATATCGTCGGAGGACGCATTTCTTCCCTGCAAGCCGAGTTGGACTCCTACTGCCACAATCGGTACAAGCAACTCTGCGACGGCGGCAACAAAAAATTCTGTGACAAAACTGGTGTCGCTCGCTACGGCACGGGGATCCAGAGCCAGCAGACTGCCGAATGGAGATGCTACTTTGCGGAGGTTTTGAAACCCTCAGGCCGCAAGGTGCAGTGTGTCGATGACTGCGGGAATTATTTCCCCTGTTTGGGAGTTGTGGATCCGAACGACACTTTCCACGCGACTGCACATAATCAGATTTTGAATTTCATCAAGGATGGAGTTGAAAAGCACTGCAGTCCATTCCAAATGGCTGGCAACAATTATTGCCAGGGCGTTCTTGCGGACACAGTCGCCCGCAAAGACACGGGCACCGCATCTCAAAAGGCGAAAGCGTGGCGCTGCTATAAGAAA GACAGTCTCACGTACGAGGCTAGATCCATTTGCGTGGACAACTGCGGCGGTGAAATAGAATGCCCTGGCGGACGTTCAG AAACCTCTGGAGAACTACTCAGTCAGCATTATACTAGGGAAAAAGAGCTGCAGAAAGTGATCGAGTCACAAAGTGCCCCCTGCCATGACGCATGCGTTGCGACACCCATCAACCCACCAATTTGCGCCGACACTGAGAGTCTCCTGCAAAGTACCAAACGCAGCAGAGCACAGAGATTCATCGATGACGCGTGCCAGAAACTGTTCAACTGCCACTgcaaaaaagacaagaaattCTGCACGACTGTAGTCGCCCGCAAGGATCGAGGTCGCGCAGGCAGTCAAAATGATGCTGAGTGGCGCTGCTATTCTTTAGAAGAGTTGGACTTTCAAAAAACAAACCCGTCGTGCATTGATGAGTGCGGAAATGAACTGCCGTGCCAAGGCGCAGTACCAGAAGAGTCTACTCACCACATAACGTGGACCAAGTTGCCGTCTAAAATTGACGAAGCTACGCAAAAGTTCTGCACTGAACGACAAAGAGCTGCGAATGACTATTGCGCGTCAGAGTTCGCAGACAGTCTGGCGCGATATGGACCCGGCGCGGGGGACCAAACCAGTCAATTTCGGTGTATTAAAAAG GCGGCAATGCGTGCAGATGCCGAAGGGCAATGTGCCGATTCCTGCAAAGGAACGGAAACGTGCGGAGGCGGTCGAAGCA GACTTGATGGCCCTCTCTCAGTTGATGACGTTTTGAATGCTCACGAGGGTATTTCAGAGGCTATGAAAAGCGCCTCGACAGAGTGCTAG
- a CDS encoding hypothetical protein (encoded by transcript TGME49_260180), whose translation MAFAGAAAPLGVKGRSVFAGMRSFIGQRLGRLYDSFYYSQSSTKYVMVFLFPAGIFYTRFRADTKLGYHVFINEEKLYPDYSQNYFDTKWTNGRKVYLDDETTVEQLKAQIYGGKAAPENVKVACRGRVFEDADNVAMAVRAFCKRDPRLLLFQDNL comes from the exons atGGCGTTCGCCGGAGCTGCCGCGCCCCTTGGCGTCAAGGGGAGATCCGTTTTCGCGGGCATGCGGTCCTTCATCGGTCAGAGACTCGGGAGACTGTACGACAGTTTCTACTACTCGCAGAGCAGCACCAAGTACGTCAtggtcttcctctttcctgctGGAATCTTCTACACTCGCTTCCGCGCTGACACGAAACTCGG CTACCATGTATTCATCAACGAGGAGAAACTTTACCCAGACTACTCGCAGAACTACTTTGACACAAAGTGGACGAACGGTAGGAAGGTCTACTTGGACGACGAGACGACTGTCGAGCAACTCAAGGCGCAGATCTACGGTGGAAAGGCGGCTCCTGAAAATGTCAaggttgcatgcagaggacgCGTTTTCGAGGACGCAGACAACGTCGCCATGGCAGTTCGCGCCTTCTGCAAACGGGACCcgcgtctcctgctcttccAAGACAACTTGTAA